The genomic DNA GGAAGCGCGCGCGCTTGCCGCACGTGAACCGGTCATGGCGCCCGCCCTGATGCCGATCATCGATGCCGGATCGGATGCCGAATTGCTGGCCGGCGTGCTCGCAGCCGGCTTGGCCGTCGCGCGCGTCGACGAAAGCTCGCTTGCGCAGCTGCTCGCCGACGTCTTCAAGACAAACCCTCAGATCCTGCTGGCGACCGAAGCCGATCTTCAGGCGGTGAAGGAGCGTGACCCGGCCTGCCCGGGCCTCAAGCATGTGCTGGTGAACCTCAAGGGCTTTCAGGCACTGCAGACCTACCGCGCTGCTCACCAGCTCTGGGTCGACGGCCGCCGTGAGGTCGCGAACTGGCTTTCGAACCTCGCCTCGCTCGTCTTCGGACCTGACATTCATCCGGCCGCCTGCATCGGCAAGGCTGTCATGCTCGACCATGGCTCCGGCATCGTCATCGGAGAAACCTCGGTCATCGAAGATCAGGTCTCGATCCTGCAGAACGTCACGCTCGGCGGTACCGGCAAGGAAACCGGAGACCGCCACCCGAAGATCGGCCGCGGCGTGATGCTCGGCGCCGGCGCCAAGATCCTCGGCAATATCGAGGTCGGCGCCCATAGCAAGGTCGCCGCCGGCAGTGTCGTCCTCAAGACCGTTCCGCCGCGCACCACCGTCGCGGGCGTGCCGGCAACCGTCGTGCGCATCCATCGCGTCGATGAAATTCCGGCAGCGGAGATGGACCAGACGATCGTCTGACCCATCCTGTTGCCTGTCAGATCTTCACCAGCGCCGCGGTGGCATACATGAATGCCGCACCGGCTGCGAGGCCGGCCAAAACCGGCGGCGTCAGGAACACGTCGCTCCTGCGCTCGCTCTGACGCATCAGATAGGCGCCCACTTCGACGATCACCTGCAGGATCGCGCCTGCCCCGATCGCCAGCGCCAAGGCGGACCATTGCGCCGAGGCGGCAAGGCTCCCGAGCCACATGCCGATGACGGCCGGGCTGCCCGCCAGCAGCGTCAAACCGACGAAGACCGAGAACGGCGGCCTCTTCT from Ensifer adhaerens includes the following:
- the cysE gene encoding serine O-acetyltransferase; this encodes MTALIETLRYEGSLAAPLADGAVWSLIRAEARALAAREPVMAPALMPIIDAGSDAELLAGVLAAGLAVARVDESSLAQLLADVFKTNPQILLATEADLQAVKERDPACPGLKHVLVNLKGFQALQTYRAAHQLWVDGRREVANWLSNLASLVFGPDIHPAACIGKAVMLDHGSGIVIGETSVIEDQVSILQNVTLGGTGKETGDRHPKIGRGVMLGAGAKILGNIEVGAHSKVAAGSVVLKTVPPRTTVAGVPATVVRIHRVDEIPAAEMDQTIV